Below is a window of Synechococcus sp. RSCCF101 DNA.
AGTCAGATGCGTTGACCCGGCTTCCTGCAACCATGGACAGAACGGCTGCAGGAGGGAGGCGACACCGTGGACGCCTCCTGATGCAGTGCAGGCCCTGGATCAGACGGCGGCCTTCTGACCGTCGAGCAGCTGCTTGAGCTTGGCCAGCTCACCGGCCCAGCGGGGGTCCGGGGCCTCCTGATCGTTGGCGTCGCTGTGGACGACCTTCTGGACACTCGGGCGACGACCCGCCGAGGCGGACTGGGGGCGCCGCTGGCCGGCATCGCGACTGTCACGGCGCTCGGAGCGTTCGATCCGGAGGCTGTTGCCGCCGAACTCAACGCCGTTGAGCTGCTCGATGATGGCGTCGGCCACGGCCTCGTCGTTCACGGTCATGAAGCCGAAGCCGCGGGAGGCACCCGTGTCGCGGTCCATGACCGGCTTGAAGCGGAGGCCTTCGGCAACGCTGGCGAACAGGGCATCGAGGTCACTGGTCTCGAAGCTCTGCGGCAGGTTGCCGACGTACAGACGTGCGCTCATGGTGAGGGGTCAGGAAGAAAAGACATGTCTCCTGCGGGAGGTCGGTGAGTGGAACGGGAAGGACCTCACTTGGCTGCGTCCTCGCCCCTGAAACTCGGTTGATTCGACTGCGCTGCAGGTCAATCAGCTGGCCTGTAGCCGCTGATGCAACATGAAGTAAACCATAACGCTCCGGTGGGGTCACCCCGCGGCGGGTGTGCTCCCGCTCTGCCGGTCCAGAAAGCGTTGCGCTTCCAGCAGGGCCTCCGCCGGTTCGCGGATGCGGCCGAAGGCCCGTTCCAACGTGAGATGGTCCAGCACCTGGCCCAGGCGTGGTGAGGGTTCCAGGCCGAGGCTCGCCTGGAGGGAACGGCCGTCGAGCGGTGAGCCGGGGTGGAACAGGGGGTCGCCGGCGTCCCGCCAGCGCTCCATCCAGCGGCGCGCCATCGCTGTCGGGGCCAGCAGCAGCCAGGCGGGGAGATCCTGCTCCAGCTCGCGCTGCAGCCTCAGGCGCCGCTGGTCCTCCCAGCCGGCCAGGTCGGTTTCGAGCCCCGTGCTCCAGGCGTCAGCCTCCCGTGAGGGAAGCCACCGCTGCAGTGCCCGGCAGCGCTGCTGGAGCCGCCGCGAGGCCTTCAACCGGCTCAGCCCTTCCCCGCTCAGCATCAGAGCCAGCCGCGCCAGGGGCAGGGCTGAGGCGATCTCCACCGGCTGCAGACCGCGCTCGAGCGCCCCGGCTGCATCAAGCCGGCCGGCCATCGCGAGGGTGTGCCGCCGCTCCCAGGGCCGCAGCAGACCCGAACGGATCAGCAGGCCGATGCCGGAGGCGGGCAGGGGCGCGGCCACCAGGCGCTGCAGTTCCATCAGCACCCGCTCGGGTGCGGTGCGCCGCAGGTGGCAGGCGCCCATCCGGATCCAGCGCCAGGTGCGGGTCTCGATCGAAAAGCTCAGCTCAGCGGCAAGCCGGAGGCCGCGCAGCAGGCGGAGCGGGTCGTCCATCAGGTTCGCCTGGCTGACGGCCCGGAGTCGCTGGGCCTGCCCGTCCTGCAGTCCGTTGCAGGGGTCCACCACACTCAGCTGGGAAGGCGGCAGCCGCACGGCGATCGCATTGACGCTGTAATCGCGTCGACGCAGGTCATGCTCCAGGGAGGGCCCCTCCTGCCGGGCCATGTCGATCGTCCAGTCGCCCAGCACGAGCCGGGCCATGCTCCGGCTGGCGTCCAGCACCACGGCCGTGCCGCCCCAGTCCCGGGCCAGGCCGCGGCAGAGGGCCACCGCCTCCACCGGCACCACGACATCGAGATCGGGCCGCTCCAGGCGCCGCTCCAGCAGGGCGTCGCGAACGGCCCCGCCCACCAGGGCGCTGCCTGCCGGGAAGGCCTCGGGCGGTACCGGCCACTGGCCGGGCCTCAGACGACTCCAGAGTTCACGGGCCAGGGTGGTCGTCACAATGGAGCGCCCCACGATCGGGAGAGCATGTGCATCTGCGTGGACTGCACCTGGGTGGACCGTTGTCAGGCCTATCACGCGGTGGAGCGGCAGCACGGCGTGCCGCACCTCTGCGCGAGCCCTGACTTCCGGCCCGCCTCTCCCCGCATCCATGTGCAGGTGATCGATCTCTCCGCCGGTCAGGTGGGGATCGAATGGGATGTGCGCGGCTGCGGCAGCTACCGGCCGGAGTGGGGCCGCTGGCGTCGGCTGCGGCCTGGCCAGGCGGTTCCGGCATGACCCCCTCCGCTGCGGCGCCGGCACCGGATGGCCTGATCCTGGCGCTGCACAGCAGCAGCAGCAGCCTCGGCGTGGCCTGCGCAGAGGCCTGGCCGCCAGAGGGCGGGGAGCGGGTGCGCTGTTTCCCGCTGGGGCGAGCCCTGAGCACGTCCCTGCTGCACTGCGTGGAGGAGGTGCTGCCGGCCGGCCGCTGGCCGCGGCTGGTCCGGCTGGCGGTCGCCACCGGGCCCGGGGGATTCACGGGGACGCGGCTGACGGTTGTGATGGCGCGCACCCTGGCGCAGCAGCTCGGCTGCCCGCTCAATGGCATCAGCAGCTTCCTCCTGATGGCCCACCGCCTCATCGCCGAGGGCCGCTCCGGCCCCGGACCGTTCTGGATCCGGCAGGAGCTGCCCCGCCGCGGCTTCGTGGTGGGACGGTACGGCTGTCCTGATGGGGGCGAGGATCCCGTGGAACTATCGGTGCCACATCTGGTTCCCCTGGAGCAGGAGGCCGGTTGGCGGGACCATGGCGAGCCGGTCCACCCCTTCCTGGATGCGGTGCCCCGTGATGTGACGTGCCTGCTGCAACGGGCACGCCGGGCGCATCAGGGCGGGCAGCCGGCTGCCTGGGGCCCTGTGCTGCCGATCTACCCCACCAGCCCTGTCGGCGGCCTCTGATGCCGCTGGTCCGGCGGCTGCTGCTGGTCTCCCTGCTGTCTGTGGCCGGAGTCGGCGGGATCTGGTGGGTCCGCACCGGAGGGTTCGCGCCGGCACCGGCGCAGCTGATCCTGGTGCTGGGTGGGGACATCGCCCGGGAGGAGCATGCCGCCCGTCTGGCCCGGAACCACCGCCTGCCCGTGCTGGTGAGCGGCGGCAGCAACCCCGAATACGCCCGCTGGCTGTTCCGGCGCGCCGGCGTTCCCCACGATCAGCTGAAGCTCGACTATCGCGCCCGCGACACCCTGGGCAACTTCACCTCCGTCGTCGATGAGCTGCAGCGGGCCCGGGTGCGCCATGCCCTCCTGGTCACCAGCACGGATCACATGCCGAGAGCTCTGCTCGTGGGACGTCTCGTGGCCGGCAGCCGCGGCATCCGCCTGTCACCGGTTCCGGTGCCCTGTGACCCCGACTGTCAGCCGGAACGCCGGCTCAAGATCTGGGGAGACGGCCTGCGGGCCGCGATCTGGCTGCTGTCGGGCCGGGACCTCAAGGCCCTCAGTCCCCGCTCCCTGCATCAAGCATGGCGTTGATGCGCTCCCCGCAGAGCCGGGTCACCCGGTCGAGATCCCCGCGGGACCGGTTGGCCGGTGGCGGGATCGCCTCGCCGATGCGGATCTGGATCGGGACCCAGCGCGGCCAGCGTCGTCCCAGGCCCAGGGCTCGGTGGCTGTTCACGATCGCCACCGGCAGCAGGGGGGCTCCGGTGCGGGCCGCCAGGAGGGCGGCGCCGGGCTTGGGATCGTTCACCCGGCCATCGCTCTGGCGGGTGCCATCGAGAAACACACCCGTTGCCCAGCCGCGCTGCAGCCGCTCGCTTGCGGTGCGGATCGCTTCGCGGTCGCTGGCGCCCCGTCGCACCGGATAGGCCCCGCAGGCGCGGATGAGGCGGCCCAGCAGGGGAATGCGGAAGAGCTCCTCCTTCGCCATGAACGCCACGGGCCGGCCGAGGGCATGGCCCAGCAGAGGCGGATCCAGATCGGACCCATGGTTGGCCACCACCACCAGGGGGCCCGTTGACGGCACACGCTCCACACCGATCGTGCAGCCCCGGAACAGCAGGCGGTAGACGGGGAAGACGAGCAGACCACTGATCATCCGGTAGGTCAGGCTCGGCTTCGGTGTGAGCAGGAGAGGCCCGCCCGGTTCGCTGGCTGCTGGCATCCGCCCGGTTCAGAGGCCCAGATCGCTGTGTCCGGAGATCTGGGAGAGGGTCACATCCTCCATGCTCCGCTTGACCAGGCCGCTCAGCACCTTGCCGGGCCCCACCTCCACCACGGTGGAGATGCCGGCCTGCTCCATCGCCTGCATGGTTTCCCGCCAGCGCACACCGCAGCACATCTGCTGCCTCAGGCGCTCGCGCAGCACGGCGGCATCGCTGCTCGGTGTGGGGTCGCTGTTGCTGATGACCGGGAACCGGGCGGGACGGAACTCCAGGCTGTCCAGCAGCTCGCTCAGCGCGGCCGCCGGGGTCGCCATCCGGGGGGAGTGGAATGCACCGGAGACCGGAAGCGTGACGTTCCGGCGCGGGCTGAGGGCCTCGCAGAGCGCCTCCAGGCCCGCTCTGGAACCGGAGAGCACCACCTGGGCCGCGCTGTTGTCGTTGGCGATCACCACATCTTCCTGCTGGGCCACCAACTGCTCCAGCCGCTCCCGCTCGAAGCCCATCACCGCACACATGCCGCCCTCGCCGGCGGCGGCCATCAGCTCGCTGCGACGGTGCACCAGCTGCAGTGAGCTCTCCAGGTCGAGCACACCCGCCGCGTAGAGCGCCACCAGTTCCCCCAGGCTGTGGCCCGCCACCAGCGCCGGCTGGCGACCCTGCTCCAGCAGGGCATCCACCAGGAGGCTCTCGACGGTGAACAGGGCCGGCTGGGTGTTGCGCGTGTCGTTGAGATCGGAGGGAGAGGTCTCCGACGCGGCCTCGCCGCTGCAGATCGCCAGCAGATCGCGGCCCAGCAGTTCGGAGACCCGGCTGAAGCGCTCCCTGGCGTCGCGGCAGGCGAGCACTCCATCAGCCATGCCGGGATGCTGGGAACCCTGTCCCGGAAACACCCAGGCGACGGCCATGACAGCTGATGCGGCGAGGCTGGAGCGTACGCCTCGGCGGTCAGGCGGGCACGTTCCCGGGACCCTGCCAGCGCATCAGAGCGGCGCCCCAGCTGAGCCCCGCTCCGAAGCCGGCGCTGGCGATCAGGTGGCCGGAGCGGATCCGGCCATCCCGCACCGCCTCGTCGAGCATGAGGGGAATCGTGGCCGCTGAGGTGTTGCCGTACTCGGCCAGATTGCTCAGGGCACGATCCGTGGGGATGCCCAGCCGTTCGGCCACGGCGTCGAGGATGCGCTGGTTGGCCTGATGAAGCACCAGCCAGTCCACGGACGCCGCATCCGTGCCCGTCTCCTCGAGCAGCTCCCTGAGCAGCGCGGGCACATCCCGCACCGCGAACTTGTAGACCTCCTGGCCGTTCATGTGAATCGGGCTGAACCCGCCCGGCTGCCAGCGTGCCCCTGCCACCAGCGGCTCGTCCCCGCTCTGACGCGGCAGCTGCAGCACGGCACCGCGCCGGCCGTCGGATCGCATCCGGAATCCGCACAGCCCGTCCTGCTCCGGCTCGCAGGCCTCGATGGCGATCGCCGCCGCGCCGTCGCCGAAGAGCACGCAGGTGCGCCGGTCATCCCAGTCCACCCAGCTGCTGAGCTGATCGGCTCCCACCACCAGCGCCCGGCGCATGGCACCGCTGCGCAGGTACTGGGCCGCGGTCACCAGGGCGAAGAGGAAGCCGCTGCAGGCGGCGGTGAGGTCGAAGGCCACGGCCCGGTCGGCACCGATTCCCGCCTGGACGGCCGGAGCCATTCCGAAGAGATCATCGGGGCTGGAGGTGGCCACCAGCACCAGGTCGAGACTGTCCGCCGACCAGCCGGCATGCGCGATCGCGGCGCGACCGGCGGCGGCGGCCAGTCCCTGGAGCGGTTCGCCGGCCCCCAGCACCCGGCGGCGCCGGATGCCCGTGCGGCTGCGGATCCACTCGTCCGAGGTGTCGACCCGTCCGCTGAGCTGGTCATTGCTCAGGCTCTGGGATGGCAGGGCGCTGCCGCAGCCTCGCAGCGCAACACCGGCGAGCGGGAGCCCCGACTTGATGGCGCCAAGGCTCACGTGCACCAGCCTCGATCACGGGGGCTCAGTCAATCACAGGTGCGTCTCCGGGGCGGCAGCTAGCCGACCGGAGCCATGGCGCCGCCGGCTTCGTGGGTCGGGTTCAGCCGGGCCAGATCGCCCATCACATCGTGGCTGGCGGCGGTGTGGGCCAGGCGCAGAGCGCTCACCACGGAGAGCGCCCGGCTGCTGCCGTGGCCGATGACGCAGATCCCGTTCACGCCCAGCAGCAGCGCCCCGCCGTGCTCGGCATGGTCAAGCCGCTTCTTGATCCGAACCAGATTGCTGCGCAGAAACGCGGATCCCACCTTGCCCCGGCGTCCGCGGGGCAGCTCGGCCCGGAGAACGCCGAGCAGAACGGTCCCGACCGATTCGAGGAACTTGAGCAGGACGTTGCCGGTGAAGCCATCGCAGACCACCACATCGAACGCACCCGAGAGCACGTCGCGGCCCTCGCAGTTGCCCGCGAAGTGAAAGCGATCGTCGGCCGCCAGGAGCGGGTGGGTCTTCAGGGCCAGGTCGTTGCCCTTGCAGGTCTCCTCGCCGATGTTGAGCAGGCCGACCCGCGGCCGATCCACCTCCAGCACATCGCGGCTGTAGATGTTGCCGAGCAGGGCGAACTGATGCAGCCAGGCGGGTTTGCAGTCGGTGTTCGCCCCGACGTCGAGCACCAGCACCTGCCGTCCCTGGTCCTTGGTCGGGAAGAGCGCTCCGATGGCGGGCCGCTCGATGCCGGGCAGTCGGCCCAGGCGGAAGATCGCGGAGGCCATCACGGCGCCCGAGTTCCCGGCCGAGTACACCGCCTTCGCCTCGCCTCGCTTGACCAGGTCCATGGCCATGTTGATGCTGGCGGAGCGCTTGCGCCGCACCGCGGTGGGCTCCTCGTGCATGCCGACGGACGGGCCGCTGTCCACCAGCTCCAGCAGTCCCTCCCGTTGGGCGTCCTCGAGGCCGTCGGCCAGATCGAGCTCGCGCACGGCCCGCTGCAGCACCTCCGGTTCCGCGAGGAAGCGGATGCGCAGCGGCAGCCGCTTCACGGCCAGCAGGCAGCCTTCGAGGATCGGGCCCGGGGCGTGGTCCCCGCCCATGCCGTCCACCGCCACCCAGACGCGCTCCGCCGGATCGATTGCGGCCGCGTCGTCCACCCCCTCCCCCTGAAGCCGGCGCAGGGGATCGAGCACGAGAGGCTGCAGCACCGAACCCGCCATGGACCCCGCAGCCGTGGCCGAGCTGGTGGCCGTCCCGACCAGGCTGGTGACGGCCGCATTGCGGCGATACCAGATCACCAGACGCCGGATGGCCCGGCTGGAGCGGGGCCGCCGGAGCGAGCCGGCTCTGGCGTCAGGATCCTTCGGAGGCAACGGCGTCGACGATGCGTTGGAACAGGTAACCGGTGCCGCGAGCCGTGAGGATCAGCTCCGGATTGGCCGGATCGTCCTCCAGTTTGGACCGGAGCCTGGAGATGTGAACGTCCACCACCCGGGTGTCGACGTGGCGCTCGGGTGTGTAGCCCCAGACCTCCTTGAGAATCTCGCTGCGGCTGAACGGCTCACCCGAGCGGCTGACCAGGAGCTCCAGCAGCGAGAACTCCATGCCGGTGAGGCGGATGCGGTCATCACCGCGGAACACCTGGCGTTTGTTGGTGTCGATGCGCAGATCAGCCACCTGGATCACACCCGAGTTGGGGATGCCGGCGGGGGTGTCCTTGTCGACCCGACGCAGCACGCAGCGGATGCGGGCCTCCAGCTCCTTCGGGCTGAAGGGCTTGACGACGTAGTCATCGGCGCCGAGCTCCAGACCCGTGATGCGATCGGCCACATCGCCCAGGGCGGTGAGCATCACGATCGGGACGTCGGACTCCTTGCGGAGCTCCTGGCAGACGCCGTAGCCATCGAGCTTCGGCATCATCACGTCCAGCACCACCAGGTCGGGTGGAGCGCGATGGAACGCCTCCAGCGCCTCCTCACCGTCACTGGCGGTCACCACCTGGTAGCCGATCATCGAGAGCCGCGTCTCCAGGATCCGGCGGATGCTGGCCTCGTCATCGACGACCAGGATCGATTCTTTCGCGGGGGCGGAAGCCGTCATCACCAACGGTGGCGAGTGCTACGAAGCCCGACCATCGAAAAGGCCGGAGGGGCCATTGGTTCACCGAAAGCCACCATTCTTTATAAATCTGCGTGCCGCGTCCTGTCACCGTCTACAGCTGCAGGGAATGCGGCGCCCAGGCCCGTCAGTTCTTCGGCCGCTGTCCCTCCTGCGGGGCGTGGAACAGCCTGGTGGAGGAGCGGTCGGGACCGCGCGGGCAGCCCGCTGCGAGCGGGCCTGCGGCTGAGCCCCGTCCCCGCCACTCCGAGGCGATCAACCTGGTGGCGGGTCCGCCGCTCTCGAGGCTGAGCAGCGGCAGCAGTGAGTTCGACCGGGTTCTCGGCGGCGGTGTCGTGCCGGGATCCCTGGTGCTCGTCGGGGGGGATCCCGGCATCGGCAAGTCGACCCTGCTGCTTCAGAGCGCCACGGCCATGGCCGCCGGCCATCCGGTGCTCTATGTGAGCGCCGAGGAGTCGGCCCAGCAGGTGCGCCTGCGCTGGCGCCGCCTGATGGAGCGTCCAGCCGACGAGCGCCCCGCAGGTGATGGCGGCCCGGATCCGGACGCGGCCGGCGACCGGCTGCGCCTGCTGGCGGAGACCGATCTCGACCGCGTGCTCGAGGAGCTTCAGAGCCTCCGACCCTCCGTGGCGATCATCGACAGCATCCAGGCCCTGTGCGACGAAGCTCTGAGCAGTGCCCCGGGCTCGGTGGCCCAGGTGCGGGAGTGCGCCTCGGCCCTGCAGCGCCTGGCCAAGCGTCAGGGCACGGCGCTCCTGCTGGTGGGTCACGTCACCAAGGACGGTGTTCTGGCGGGGCCCAAGGTGCTGGAGCACCTGGTGGATGCCGTGCTGACCTTCGAGGGCGATCGGTTCGCCAGCCACCGCCTGCTGCGGGCGGTCAAGAACCGCTACGGCGCCACCCATGAGCTGGGTGTGTTCGAGATGCGCTCCGGTGGTCTTGAGGAGGTGAGCAACCCCAGCGAGCTCTTCCTCAGCGACGACAGCGCCGCCTGTGGGGTGGCGACGATCGTGGCCTGCGAGGGCACGCGGCCGCTGGTGGTGGAGCTGCAGGCGCTGGTCAACACCACGGCCTATGCCAGCCCCCGCCGAACCGCCACCGGCATCGGCACCAATCGGCTCCACCAGATCCTGGCCGTGCTGGAGCGCCATCTCGGCCTGCCCCTCTCGCGCTACGACTGCTATCTGGCGGTGGCCGCCGGCCTGGCGGTGGAGGAACCCGCCTCCGATCTGGGTGTGGCCGCGGCGGTTCTGGCCAGCTGCAGGACGTTCACCCTGCCGGCTGGAACGGTGCTGATCGGCGAGCTGGGCCTGGGCGGCCAGATCCGGCCGGTCAGCCAGCTCGAACTCAGGCTCCAGGAGGCCGCACGGCTCGGTTTCCGCCGGGCGATCATCCCCCGCGCCGGCACCGCCACGGCCATCTCATCCGTCGACGGCCTCGCCTGCCTGCCGGTGCGCACCCTGGCGGAGGCGATGGTGGCGGCGCTGGAGGTCGAGGCTTCGGATCTGGCCCCTGCCCCGGCGGACTGGGATCAGAAGTAGACGTCCACGTTGCTGCGGCCGCTCGCCTTGAGCCAGTTCTCGATGTCGAGGTAGCCGCCGGGGTTCTGCCGCACCGCCCGGGTCCAGACCTGGGCGGCCTGATCGAACCAGCGATCGGCTTCGTCCCGCTCGCCGCTCTCCTCGGCCAGCCGGCCCCACTTCTCGTAGATCAGCCCCATGTTCTTCAGGCAGGAGGGCTGATTCGGGTTCTCCTCCAGAGCCCGCGCGTAGGTGTCGAGCGCCCGCTGCTCCTCGCCGTTGCTCATGTAGATGATCGCCATGTTCTTGAGGGTCTCGCCCCGGTCGATCGGATTGGCCTCGAGCCTCAGGCTCTCCTCATAGTTCTCCAGCGCTTCGGCGTAGTCGCCGTCGTTCTGGGCCGAGAGACCATCGCGGTAGTACACGTAGGCCTCCTTGGCCTTGGCATCGATCGGCAGCAGCTTGACGATCAGGTCCGCCATCACCGTGAAGCTCTTGTCGATGAAGTTGTCGTTGCGTTGGCTGCGCGGCACCGTCGGGTCCTGCTCGGAAGTCTTGCGGTCCATCCTGCCGAGGTGCGCCCGACTTGGGCGCACCTAGCCTTGCCGCCATGACCCCACCATCCGCGCCCCCTGCGACGGCGAGCGACGGTCCAGCCGCTCACGCCGGGGCCCCCCGTCCGGTGCAGCCGCTGCTGCTCGACATCGATGGTCTGAAGTGCGCCGGCTGCGTGCGGGCCGCGGAACGGACCCTGCTGCAGCAGCCCGGGGTGCGTGAGGCGAGCGTGAACCTGCTCACCCGCACGGCCTGGGTGGGGCTGGAGCCGGCAGCCGATGGGCAGGACCCCGCTCCACCTCCCTCCGACCACGTGCAGGGCCTGCTGGATGCTCTGGCCGGCCTCGGCTTCCGCGCCAGCGCCCGCAGCGAAGCCGATGGCCAGGCTCCCGCCCACGCCTCCGCTTCGCCCCCCGGCTGGTGGAGCAGCTGGCGGCAGCTGGTGGTGGCCCTGGTGCTGCTGCTTCTCTCCGGCGCCGGTCATCTGAGTCCTGCCGGTCCTCTGGGGTCGCTGAGCTTCCACGCGCTGCTGGCCACAGTCGCTCTGGCCGGCCCCGGCCGCCCGATCCTGGTTCGTGGGGTCAGGGCGGCCCTGGCGGGCATGCCCAGCATGGACACCCTGGTGGGGCTGGGGGTCGGCAGTGCCTATCTCGCCAGCGTGGTGGCCTGGATCTGGCCCGCGGTGGGCTGGCAGTGCTTCTTCAACGAGCCGGTGATGCTGCTGGGCTTCGTGCTGCTGGGCCGCTTCCTCGAGGACCGGGCCCGCCGCCGCACCGGTTCGGCGCTCGAGCAGCTGGCCCGCCTGCAGCCCGACACCGCCCGCCTGCTGATGGCCGATGGCAGCGTGCGCAGCGTCCGTCCCGGAGGCCTCCGGCCCGGGGATCGCATCCAGCTGCTGGCCGGCGACCGGATTCCGGTGGATGGCGTGGTTCTGGAGGGCACGTCCTCCATCGACATGTCCAGCCTCACCGGCGAGCCGATGCCCGTGGAGGTGGCCGTCGCGGCTCCCCTGTCGGCCGGATGCCTGAATCTGAGCGGCACCCTGGTGCTGGCTGTGGAGCGCACCGGTTCGGCCACCGCCATGGCCCGGATCATCCGCATGGTGGAGGAAGCCCAGGCCCGCAAGGCCCCCATCCAGGGCCTGGCGGATCGGGTCTCGGGGCGCTTCTGCGTGGTGGTGCTGGCCCTGGCCCTGGCCACATTCCTGTTCTGGTGGCAGCTCGGCAGTCGCTGGTGGCCGCAGGTGCTGCAGATGGCACCGTCCGCTCACGCCCACGGCGGCCATGTCCCCCTGGGCGCTGCGGCCGACACCCCGATCGCCCTGGCGCTGCAGCTGGCGATCGCCGTGCTCGTGGTGGCCTGCCCCTGCGCGCTCGGACTCGCCACCCCCACCGTGATCACCGTGGCCTCCGGCCTGGCGGCGCGGCGGGGCTGGCTGTTCCGCGGCGGCGATGTGATCGAGGCCACCGCAACGGTGGACCGGGTGCTCTTTGACAAGACCGGCACCCTCACCCGGGGCCGGCCGCTGGTGAGCGCGCTGGCCACCGCCGGGTCCCTGGTCCCCGGCTCCGACGCCGCGACCATCGCGCGTGAGGAGCGGCACCTGCTCGGGCTTGCCGCCAGCCTCGAGCAGCAGAGCCGCCATCCCCTCGCCCACGCCCTGATTCAGGAGGCGCGCAGCCGTGATCTGTCGCTGGAGGCTCCGAGCGAGGTGCAGACCATCGCCGGGTGCGGGGTGATCGGCCGGCTCCCCTCCCAGCCCTCGCTTCCGATCCGGGTGGGCCGGCTCGACTGGCTGCAGG
It encodes the following:
- a CDS encoding RNA-binding protein, whose protein sequence is MSARLYVGNLPQSFETSDLDALFASVAEGLRFKPVMDRDTGASRGFGFMTVNDEAVADAIIEQLNGVEFGGNSLRIERSERRDSRDAGQRRPQSASAGRRPSVQKVVHSDANDQEAPDPRWAGELAKLKQLLDGQKAAV
- a CDS encoding CCA tRNA nucleotidyltransferase, which codes for MGRSIVTTTLARELWSRLRPGQWPVPPEAFPAGSALVGGAVRDALLERRLERPDLDVVVPVEAVALCRGLARDWGGTAVVLDASRSMARLVLGDWTIDMARQEGPSLEHDLRRRDYSVNAIAVRLPPSQLSVVDPCNGLQDGQAQRLRAVSQANLMDDPLRLLRGLRLAAELSFSIETRTWRWIRMGACHLRRTAPERVLMELQRLVAAPLPASGIGLLIRSGLLRPWERRHTLAMAGRLDAAGALERGLQPVEIASALPLARLALMLSGEGLSRLKASRRLQQRCRALQRWLPSREADAWSTGLETDLAGWEDQRRLRLQRELEQDLPAWLLLAPTAMARRWMERWRDAGDPLFHPGSPLDGRSLQASLGLEPSPRLGQVLDHLTLERAFGRIREPAEALLEAQRFLDRQSGSTPAAG
- a CDS encoding Ycf34 family protein, which translates into the protein MCICVDCTWVDRCQAYHAVERQHGVPHLCASPDFRPASPRIHVQVIDLSAGQVGIEWDVRGCGSYRPEWGRWRRLRPGQAVPA
- the tsaB gene encoding tRNA (adenosine(37)-N6)-threonylcarbamoyltransferase complex dimerization subunit type 1 TsaB, encoding MTPSAAAPAPDGLILALHSSSSSLGVACAEAWPPEGGERVRCFPLGRALSTSLLHCVEEVLPAGRWPRLVRLAVATGPGGFTGTRLTVVMARTLAQQLGCPLNGISSFLLMAHRLIAEGRSGPGPFWIRQELPRRGFVVGRYGCPDGGEDPVELSVPHLVPLEQEAGWRDHGEPVHPFLDAVPRDVTCLLQRARRAHQGGQPAAWGPVLPIYPTSPVGGL
- a CDS encoding YdcF family protein, which gives rise to MPLVRRLLLVSLLSVAGVGGIWWVRTGGFAPAPAQLILVLGGDIAREEHAARLARNHRLPVLVSGGSNPEYARWLFRRAGVPHDQLKLDYRARDTLGNFTSVVDELQRARVRHALLVTSTDHMPRALLVGRLVAGSRGIRLSPVPVPCDPDCQPERRLKIWGDGLRAAIWLLSGRDLKALSPRSLHQAWR
- a CDS encoding 1-acyl-sn-glycerol-3-phosphate acyltransferase; translated protein: MPAASEPGGPLLLTPKPSLTYRMISGLLVFPVYRLLFRGCTIGVERVPSTGPLVVVANHGSDLDPPLLGHALGRPVAFMAKEELFRIPLLGRLIRACGAYPVRRGASDREAIRTASERLQRGWATGVFLDGTRQSDGRVNDPKPGAALLAARTGAPLLPVAIVNSHRALGLGRRWPRWVPIQIRIGEAIPPPANRSRGDLDRVTRLCGERINAMLDAGSGD
- the fabD gene encoding ACP S-malonyltransferase — protein: MAVAWVFPGQGSQHPGMADGVLACRDARERFSRVSELLGRDLLAICSGEAASETSPSDLNDTRNTQPALFTVESLLVDALLEQGRQPALVAGHSLGELVALYAAGVLDLESSLQLVHRRSELMAAAGEGGMCAVMGFERERLEQLVAQQEDVVIANDNSAAQVVLSGSRAGLEALCEALSPRRNVTLPVSGAFHSPRMATPAAALSELLDSLEFRPARFPVISNSDPTPSSDAAVLRERLRQQMCCGVRWRETMQAMEQAGISTVVEVGPGKVLSGLVKRSMEDVTLSQISGHSDLGL
- a CDS encoding beta-ketoacyl-ACP synthase III, which translates into the protein MSLGAIKSGLPLAGVALRGCGSALPSQSLSNDQLSGRVDTSDEWIRSRTGIRRRRVLGAGEPLQGLAAAAGRAAIAHAGWSADSLDLVLVATSSPDDLFGMAPAVQAGIGADRAVAFDLTAACSGFLFALVTAAQYLRSGAMRRALVVGADQLSSWVDWDDRRTCVLFGDGAAAIAIEACEPEQDGLCGFRMRSDGRRGAVLQLPRQSGDEPLVAGARWQPGGFSPIHMNGQEVYKFAVRDVPALLRELLEETGTDAASVDWLVLHQANQRILDAVAERLGIPTDRALSNLAEYGNTSAATIPLMLDEAVRDGRIRSGHLIASAGFGAGLSWGAALMRWQGPGNVPA
- the plsX gene encoding phosphate acyltransferase PlsX; translated protein: MPPKDPDARAGSLRRPRSSRAIRRLVIWYRRNAAVTSLVGTATSSATAAGSMAGSVLQPLVLDPLRRLQGEGVDDAAAIDPAERVWVAVDGMGGDHAPGPILEGCLLAVKRLPLRIRFLAEPEVLQRAVRELDLADGLEDAQREGLLELVDSGPSVGMHEEPTAVRRKRSASINMAMDLVKRGEAKAVYSAGNSGAVMASAIFRLGRLPGIERPAIGALFPTKDQGRQVLVLDVGANTDCKPAWLHQFALLGNIYSRDVLEVDRPRVGLLNIGEETCKGNDLALKTHPLLAADDRFHFAGNCEGRDVLSGAFDVVVCDGFTGNVLLKFLESVGTVLLGVLRAELPRGRRGKVGSAFLRSNLVRIKKRLDHAEHGGALLLGVNGICVIGHGSSRALSVVSALRLAHTAASHDVMGDLARLNPTHEAGGAMAPVG
- the rpaB gene encoding response regulator transcription factor RpaB; amino-acid sequence: MTASAPAKESILVVDDEASIRRILETRLSMIGYQVVTASDGEEALEAFHRAPPDLVVLDVMMPKLDGYGVCQELRKESDVPIVMLTALGDVADRITGLELGADDYVVKPFSPKELEARIRCVLRRVDKDTPAGIPNSGVIQVADLRIDTNKRQVFRGDDRIRLTGMEFSLLELLVSRSGEPFSRSEILKEVWGYTPERHVDTRVVDVHISRLRSKLEDDPANPELILTARGTGYLFQRIVDAVASEGS
- the radA gene encoding DNA repair protein RadA; translated protein: MPRPVTVYSCRECGAQARQFFGRCPSCGAWNSLVEERSGPRGQPAASGPAAEPRPRHSEAINLVAGPPLSRLSSGSSEFDRVLGGGVVPGSLVLVGGDPGIGKSTLLLQSATAMAAGHPVLYVSAEESAQQVRLRWRRLMERPADERPAGDGGPDPDAAGDRLRLLAETDLDRVLEELQSLRPSVAIIDSIQALCDEALSSAPGSVAQVRECASALQRLAKRQGTALLLVGHVTKDGVLAGPKVLEHLVDAVLTFEGDRFASHRLLRAVKNRYGATHELGVFEMRSGGLEEVSNPSELFLSDDSAACGVATIVACEGTRPLVVELQALVNTTAYASPRRTATGIGTNRLHQILAVLERHLGLPLSRYDCYLAVAAGLAVEEPASDLGVAAAVLASCRTFTLPAGTVLIGELGLGGQIRPVSQLELRLQEAARLGFRRAIIPRAGTATAISSVDGLACLPVRTLAEAMVAALEVEASDLAPAPADWDQK